A segment of the Cenarchaeum symbiosum A genome:
TGATAGTTTGAGTGTTATTGGAATAATTCATTGCCTAAAGCCACAATTGCAACAAAGTATACAGAATGCTTACAGGAAAATTAAAAGACGCAACAAATATCTAGATGACGTTGTCAAATTATTATTATTTACTCTTGATGATGATTTAAAGATAGAGAAGAAGAAACAGGCTGAACAATATCTTGGTTGGATTAGTGACATCGAACGCCAGCTAGAAAGGGACATTCCAGTTATAACAAAAGAATTGAAAAAACAATTTGAGAATGTTTAATCTATTTCCACATCAGTTCTATAATTGCTTCGTTTTGTTTCAAAGTAGTCAGGCAGATGACCTAATGGAGTGCCCCCGGTAGATGCAACCTCCTCCTTCTCCTCCTCTTTCTCTTCCTTCAATTTGGACATATTAATAATAACACATAATACTCTATAAAGGTTTCATGCGGGGACGTGTATGCGTCCCCTTCAGACGGCAGGGACATGCCGAATCCACCCCAGATACTCGACAAGATTTCATGGGGGGCAGTACATGTCTCCTCGGTATGACAAAATCGGGCGGGGCGAACCGCTGCACGACGCGCAGCGCCCCCGCGGGACGCCAAATGCGCCTGCCGTACCGCCGGGGGCGTGCCGCATGCATCTGGACACGCAGCCTGCTGCATGACAGGGCCCCGGCTGGATTCCGGGCGCGGCCAAGGCCTGCCAAAAAGAGTTTATATATCGCTAGCGATATTTTGTGGATAATGTCCGAGTGGTTTCAGAGGGTCGGAAGCTCAATCCCGAGGGGCTTTTCAAGATATTTCATACTGGAGGTACTGCAGGAGAGCCCGTGTACCGGCAAGGAGATCATCGACCATGCCACCAGAAAGAGCGAGGGCGACTGGAAGCCCTCCCCGGGGCTAATCTATCCCCTGCTCGGCAGGCTTCTCGACGAGGGCATGGTCGAGGAGACGGGCGGCGGCAAGTACGGGATCACGGAAAAGGGCAAGGCCACGGCACAGGACGTGGGCAAGATACACGAGGCGGTTAGAAAGCAGCTCGACGTGCTAGCCAGGGTCGGCAACGCCGGCAGGTTCGTGGCAATGGACCTGCTGGAGAGGATCACTGTCATGGGCACCATGCTGAGCGCCAACGCGTCAAATATGACCGATCAGGAGGTGCGGGGATATAGAAAGTTCCTCGAGACCGAGCTTGAAAAGGTCTGCGGCAGGCCCCCCAAGGGCGGAAAGGAGATAAAGATAGAGTGACCCCGCCCGTCCAGCCATGATAGGCAAGCGGGATGCCGCCGATGTGGCGGATGCACTGGGCAAGAACCTCCAGGGGGTGGCAAACAACCAGGCCAACTTTGAGGGGCTGCCCGACACGTTCTGGGGATACTATGCAAAGGGCCACAGCGGCAGCGGGAGCTTTGGGGTATTTGTGGCATATTCCGAGGATGACGCCGACATCAACGGGCTGATAAAGATCTACGAGGAATGGGCCGCCCGGAACAGATCAGAAACAGATTAAGCGGGCCGCAGTACGCCCGCCCGCCGTGAAGCTTCGAAGCATGCTGTCCCGCAGGGGCCCGCTGGTGGTCCCCGGAGTCTACGACGCCCTTGGCGCCAGGATAGCCGAGAAGGCAGGCTTTGGGGCGATCTTCCAGACCGGATACGGCACGGCGGCATCCCTCCTGGGAATGCCAGACTATGGCTTTATCGGCGCCGCCGAGACCGTATCCAATGCAAGAAGAATCTGCGGGGCGGCCTCTGTGCCAGTTCTTGTGGACGCCGACACCGGATACGGCAACGCGCTAAGCGTCTGGAGGCTAGTAGGGGAGCTCGAGGCGGCCGGCGCGTCGGGCATGTTTCTCGAGGATCAGAGGTGGCCCAAGAGGTGCGGCCACATGGGCGGCAAGGAGGTCGTGCCGTACGAGGAATATGCAGAGAAGCTCGGGGCCGCAGTCGACGCAAGAAGCAGCAGGGACTTTGTCATAGTGGCCAGGACCGACGCGAGGGCGACAGAAGGCCTTGATGCGGCCATAGAGCGGGGCATACAGAACAGAAAGAACGGCGCCGACGCCGTCTTCATCGAGGCGCCCGCGTCCGCGGAAGAGATGAGGATCATCGGCAGGTCGATAAGGGCGCCGCTGGTTGCAAACATGATCGAGGGCGGCCGCACGCCGACTGCCTCTGCTGCAACACTGGACAGGATGGGCTTTAAGCTGATCCTCTACCCGCTATCCATGCTGTACGCGAGCTCCTTTGCCGCTCTCAGGGCAATGAAGGAGCTCAAAAAGAAGGGCAGCACAAAAGCGCTGGAGGGCGAGATGATGGAATTCGACGCCTTCAACGACCTGGTGGGCCTGTCCCGGATGGCCGAGCTTGAGGGCAGGTACGGCCGGGATAAATAAAAAATCGCGGTAAAGAGCCGCCGACTATTGGGAGACGTTTCTCTTTACTTCAATCTCGATTGTCGAAACATTCCTTGTCTTGCCGTCGTTTGACTCCAGAGTCTCCGAACCAATGCGAATGTCACCGATCTTGTATCCGGCATTCTCGGTCTTGCGCGATATGATCTGTGCAACGTCAACGGCGCGACCGATGCTCATGCCTCTTGCTTTTATGCTTACGGTAGGCAAGTTGGCCAGCTGGATCAGCGTCGATGTTACGTACGCCATCAGAGGCTTCTTGCCGATGAATATTGTGTCCCGTGTTTCGTTCGACATGCCGCTTGGTCGGATCCGCTATAATTTAAAGCTAAGAACCCGATTTTGCGAAAATCCGGAACTCATCTAAAAGGATCATGGACGATTGATCCATTTCCGCGGGTGCCGCAGGGCGGGGCACGCACTATTTGATGGTGGACCGAGAGGGATTTGAACCCTCGATCTCGCCCATGCCAAGGGCGCATCCTACCAGACTAGACGACCGGCCCGCGAAAACCGGGCATGATGCCCGGCTCTTGGGGATCTCTTGCCTGATTATTTACGTCTATATGCGCCAAGGCAGGGCCGCGGCAGGCGGCCCGCGCCCCTGGCGCTGGCGCCCCGCATGCCCGCACCGGAGGGGCGCCGCAAAATCCCCGGACACTATACAGGACGCCGCCTGTTCCCGGTATCCGGGATGAGGGCAGGGGGCCTTTCCCCGGCTGAACTGCGAAAGCTTGGACTAATCCGGGCCAAGACACAACAAAAAACATTTAAGCATAGAAATCAAGAATAGCGGGTTGGTAACAGACAACAAGGCGACGGTAACCTACGTGCAGCTTCTAAAGGAGGACCTTATGATCATGCGGTTTGTGCCAGACGATGGCGCCGTCCCGGAGTACAAGGCGGGCCAGTTCACGACGATCGGCCTGCCGGTAAAGAGCGAGGGCGGCAAGATCATCAGGCGTGCCTACTCGATAGCATCGCATCCAGAGAACCGCAACTATGTGGAGCTGTTCATACGCTGGGTGAGAAAGCCCGTCCCCGGGCGCCTCACCACCGAGCTATTCGACATAAAGGAGGGCGACGAGATAGGCTGGCTCAAGCCGACGGGGCGCGCCCTGCTGGTCAACGACGAGATGCCTGACGGCAGCCCCGACAAAAGGAGGATAGTCTGCATAGGCGGCGGCACCGGGATAGCGCCGTTTGCCGGAATGGCCCAGCACTTTCATGCGACCGGCGACAAGAGGGAGATCATAGTCCTGCACGGGGCAAGCTACATCGACGAGCTCGCGTACAAGAACCTGTTCACCAGGCTGGAATACGAGAGCCTTGACAAGGGCGCCGACAAGTGGAACTTTAGGTACAGGGCGTCGATAAGCAGGCCCCAGGAGTGGTTCAACAGGTCCTGGGGCGGCCAGAAGGGCCGTGTGGAGGCCTTCCTCAAGCCTGGCGAGGGCGGGACCTCGCCGCTGGAGGAGATGACGGGGGAGAAGATCACCAAGGAGAACACGATATTCTACATCTGCGGGTGGCAGGGGACCATCGACGGCGTCATGGCCCACCTGCAGCCCAAGGGGCTGGTCCGGATGCACGACAAGCGCGCAGACGGGAGCTTTGAGGTCAAGGACGAATCCTACGGGTAGGCACGGCCCCTCTATAAAGAAATAATATTGCCGCATCCGGCCGCTCCACGGGGACGTGGGTTAGCTTGGTATACTGCCAGCCTCGGGCGCTGGAGATCATGGGTTCGAATCCCATCGTCCCCATGCAATTAGACGGTTGAAATAGGACGCCGCGTGCGCAACGCTGATTGACGACCGCCCTATATCTGGCCCACCTCAACCCGGTCACCAGCGCCCACGTGGAGATAATCAGGGAGCTGCAGTCCCTCTCCGACAAAGTGACCGTAATGCCGGTGATCTTCCTCAGGGGGGAGAGGGAGGTAAACAGTAGGAGCTTCCCCTTTGGCTTTGGGGCCAGGAGGGACATGCTAAGGGCCGTCTTTGGGGATGCCATAGAGGTGTCGCGGAACTATACTTTTCATTCCCCGTTCTCGGGGTATCTGCCCCCCTGCTCTCTCGGCGCTCGTGGGGGCTCAGAAAGGGCATACTCGAGGGGATGGACAGGGACTATTTCACGTATACAGGAGACAGGGCGGAAGGGTGGATGCTCAGGCTGTACCGGCTGAGGCCAAAGATCGGCAGAAGGAGGGAGGTCTCGGCCACTTCCGTA
Coding sequences within it:
- a CDS encoding transcriptional regulator (COG1695); translated protein: MRGRVCVPFRRQGHAESTPDTRQDFMGGSTCLLGMTKSGGANRCTTRSAPAGRQMRLPYRRGRAACIWTRSLLHDRAPAGFRARPRPAKKSLYIASDILWIMSEWFQRVGSSIPRGFSRYFILEVLQESPCTGKEIIDHATRKSEGDWKPSPGLIYPLLGRLLDEGMVEETGGGKYGITEKGKATAQDVGKIHEAVRKQLDVLARVGNAGRFVAMDLLERITVMGTMLSANASNMTDQEVRGYRKFLETELEKVCGRPPKGGKEIKIE
- a CDS encoding PEP phosphonomutase (COG2513); this translates as MLSRRGPLVVPGVYDALGARIAEKAGFGAIFQTGYGTAASLLGMPDYGFIGAAETVSNARRICGAASVPVLVDADTGYGNALSVWRLVGELEAAGASGMFLEDQRWPKRCGHMGGKEVVPYEEYAEKLGAAVDARSSRDFVIVARTDARATEGLDAAIERGIQNRKNGADAVFIEAPASAEEMRIIGRSIRAPLVANMIEGGRTPTASAATLDRMGFKLILYPLSMLYASSFAALRAMKELKKKGSTKALEGEMMEFDAFNDLVGLSRMAELEGRYGRDK
- a CDS encoding archaeal DNA-binding protein (COG1581), whose translation is MSNETRDTIFIGKKPLMAYVTSTLIQLANLPTVSIKARGMSIGRAVDVAQIISRKTENAGYKIGDIRIGSETLESNDGKTRNVSTIEIEVKRNVSQ
- a CDS encoding flavodoxin reductases (ferredoxin-NADPH reductase) (COG1018); its protein translation is MQLLKEDLMIMRFVPDDGAVPEYKAGQFTTIGLPVKSEGGKIIRRAYSIASHPENRNYVELFIRWVRKPVPGRLTTELFDIKEGDEIGWLKPTGRALLVNDEMPDGSPDKRRIVCIGGGTGIAPFAGMAQHFHATGDKREIIVLHGASYIDELAYKNLFTRLEYESLDKGADKWNFRYRASISRPQEWFNRSWGGQKGRVEAFLKPGEGGTSPLEEMTGEKITKENTIFYICGWQGTIDGVMAHLQPKGLVRMHDKRADGSFEVKDESYG